A stretch of Hydractinia symbiolongicarpus strain clone_291-10 chromosome 9, HSymV2.1, whole genome shotgun sequence DNA encodes these proteins:
- the LOC130658019 gene encoding uncharacterized protein LOC130658019 → MDGEDARTDNLCFWRCLAVRERADVKRGTEFLTKTALKLAREYYDEPKLKREEVRATRLVDLEGIAKRFKINIRVFEPKDNNNKAPWRLVYGQNQYKKDLDTINIGMLQGHCFYIKKMDVLTQHWECEVCTQRFTRSENLTRHKQNECEGIRTKIICKGDRVERMQSSSEKVFYPDKGFSYAACQWMEAMSKQTGRHIHHALRGMGENVLYVRVVRLYTRSMGLILRQKQYTNTTAANGMDAHVSLIEPTWIKIILISPSLKRITFGNSATILSLHGSVKILPRLRGYSRKHFDHIPTSLSLISRLSLHH, encoded by the coding sequence ATGGACGGTGAAGATGCTAGAACGGACAATCTATGCTTTTGGAGATGCTTAGCTGTAAGGGAGAGAGCGGATGTAAAAAGAGGGACAGAGTTCCTCACAAAAACGGCCCTAAAATTAGCTCGTGAATACTATGACGAACCGAAATTAAAGAGGGAAGAGGTACGTGCCACAAGGCTAGTGGATTTAGAGGGTATTGCTAAACGATTCAAGATTAACATAAGGGTATTTGAACCAAAAGATAACAACAATAAGGCTCCATGGCGTCTCGTCTATGGCcaaaatcaatacaaaaaagactTAGACACGATCAATATTGGTATGCTGCAGGGTCAttgtttttatatcaagaaGATGGATGTATTGACGCAGCATTGGGAATGCGAGGTTTGTACACAAAGATTTACCAGATCCGAAAATCTCACACGACATAAACAGAATGAATGCGAAGGTATCAGGACCAAGATCATTTGCAAAGGCGATAGGGTTGAGCGCATGCAGAGTAGCTCTGAAAAGGTATTTTATCCCGATAAGGGTTTCAGTTACGCGGCATGCCAATGGATGGAAGCCATGTCAAAGCAAACAGGTAGGCATATACATCATGCTCTTCGTGGCATGGGGGAGAACGTGTTATACGTGAGGGTAGTAAGGCTGTATACAAGATCGATGGGTCTGATCCTCAGACAAAAACAGTATACGAATACCACAGCTGCAAATGGCATGGATGCCCATGTCAGCCTAATAGAACCAACgtggataaaaataattttaatttcaccAAGTTTAAAGAGGATCACATTCGGAAACTCGGCTACAATCTTGTCACTGCATGGGAGTGTGAAAATCCTCCCAAGGTTAAGAGGGTATTCAAGAAAACATTTCGACCATATCCCCACTTCATTGTCTTTGATTTCGAGGCTCTCCTTGCACCATTGA